A single Lactuca sativa cultivar Salinas chromosome 8, Lsat_Salinas_v11, whole genome shotgun sequence DNA region contains:
- the LOC111909572 gene encoding uncharacterized protein LOC111909572, with translation MSNIVKLEFAALEVSGKNHAPWMIDVKMHLETMGISNVICEFNNCLAHDKAKAQVFLRTHIDEMLRFEYLDSTDPSILWNLLKERFDHQKEFILPIARDEWRTMRFQDFKKVNEYSSAVFRICSKLKYCGQEVTDEDMLEKNYSTFHATNITLMQTYRLQMFTKYFELNICLLIVKKNYEHLMKNHESRPTGSVALLEANATNTDGDRNNTRR, from the coding sequence ATGTCCAACATTGTAAAGCTTGAGTTTGCAGCACTTGAAGTTAGTGGGAAAAACCATGCGCCATGGATGATAGATGTAAAAATGCATCTTGAGACCATGGGAATCTCAAATGTTATATGTGAATTTAATAATTGTTTGGCACACGACAAGGCGAAAGCACAAGTTTTCCTTCGTACACATATTGATGAAATGTTGAGATTTGAATATCTTGATAGTACTGATCCAAGTATTCTTTGGAATCTCTTGAAAGAAAGATTTGATCATCAAAAGGAATTTATACTTCCAATTGCTAGAGATGAATGGAGAACAATGAGGTTTCAAGACTTCAAGAAAGTAAATGAATACAGCTCAGCTGTGTTCAGAATATGTTCAAAACTCAAGTATTGTGGACAAGAAGTTACCGATGAAGATATGTTGGAGAAAAATTACTCCACGTTTCATGCAACAAACATTACCCTGATGCAAACATATCGATTGCAAATGTTCACAAAATATTTTGAACTGAATATATGCTTGCTTATTGTAAAGAAAAACTATGAGCACTTGATGAAAAACCATGAATCTCGTCCAACTGGATCAGTAGCACTTCTTGAAGCAAATGCTACAAATACTGATGGTGATCGAAACAATACACGTAGATGA